The Tenrec ecaudatus isolate mTenEca1 chromosome 12, mTenEca1.hap1, whole genome shotgun sequence genomic interval CGACGGTTTCAACATGAGTAAACTCCCCAGGGATCCGGATGGCGCGAACGCACTTTCAGAGCAACCAACTTCAAGCCCGACCACAAAAGGGAGGAAGAAAACCAAGACGTCCTGCCGACCCAAGTCGCCAAGCAGTAACAAGGTGAAGAAGATACAGCGGAGAATAACAAGACTGCTTCGCGGGAGCTCAAGGAAAAAGTCCTCTCGGCGCAGCAGCACAGCAGTCGCAAGCAAGGTGAAGCGAGTGAAAAGGGCTAAGAAGTTGCGGCCATTGGCGAAGGCGTAATAGGGACCGAACTCCCTCGGGCAAGGACCAAGCTGCCCTAACAACGCGGCACCACCATAAGATGTTAAACCATTACAAAGCACGATACCGCCATCCAACAGGAGCGGTCGTGATGGAAATGGCAGGCACAGATTCTGCCCCTCCTtgcaggaaaaataaaaagattgcAGCTCAAATCATATGAATAAAACATTAATAATCAGCAAGACCATGTTTTGctctttgaaaaaaaatactAAAATCAAATGCCGAAACTAACAGGAAAAGAAGGTGTAAATATAATAAGATAGAATCGGTGACAGCCACAACAAACCAACTAGAATACAAAAGATAGGAAGAGCCACACTACAACAAATTTTGAAATTTAGAAGAAATGGACCGATggcagtagcgataccatgaaggtagggggaaagggagggaggaaggggggggaaggggaggggggaaggggaggaagggggggactGATTGCTATGATTAACGTATaactctccccctccccagggggaccaacaacagaaatatgatttgtatttttttttaaatcagcctTCATAAGTGGATCGATTTACTCTGGGGCCCTTCTGTTCCACTGGTCAACATGTCTAGCGCTGTACCAttgccaggctgttttgacaaccgtggctgtgtagtagggttTGCATTCAGAACTACGAGGCCTCCTATTAGTCATTCTCCAGCAGGACTTTGCTTATTCAAGGACTTTCCCTTTTCCATATAAATTCGGTATTTGCATTCTTCTTTCCTTAAAGAATAATTTTGGAATCTGGAATGGATTGCATTCTACCCATAGATCATTTGGGGGAGTATTGACATTTTCCACAAGCAtggtccatttcttttttttaataaatcattgtattgggggctcttataacatcaattgtatcaagcacatttgtacatatgttgccatcatcattttaaaaacattttctttctatttgagcccttggtatcagctcctttttaaccttcccttccccgccctcccacctcatgaacccttcataaattataaattattattttcctatcttacaccatctgctatcttccttcacccacatttctgttgttcatcctcttcAGGGTGGTGATAGGGGTGGTATTATCCCTTAGTCCTTGTGTTCggttcccctttttcccccttctcccctcagcCTTCCCCCATTACTTTTcctggggggttatctgtcctggatcctgtgtgttgagagctcttgtctgtacatactctggtctagttggatttgtaatgtGGAACTGGGGTCATAgtagtggtgggaaggaagcattaaagaaccagaggaatgttgtgtgtttcctcagtgctatactgcactctggctagttcatcccttccttgtgacccttctgtgaggggttgtccaattgtctactgatgggctttgggtctccactccaaccaccctcattcacattgatatgactgtttatttggggtcttcggatccctgatacctgatcccagtgacacatcgtgatcacacagactggtgtgcttcttccatgtaggctttgttgcttccctgctacatggccacttgtttaatttcatggaaggctgatctttgacaaatgcCTAAACTTCATTAAATAGAGAAGAggtagtctcttcaacaaatgatgctgacAAAACTGGGTTCTCCTTTTACAGCAAAATAAAATGGGGCTCGtatctcacaccatatacaaaaacaaaagcaagataGATCAAAGACCTCAATGTAAAATCTAAAACTATAAAGACCATCCATGAAAAAATAGGAACTAATTTAGGGTGTCTAAGCCATGGCATAAACACTATTTGCATAAGTGACAATAACTAGCAAAAGACAAACTCAATGATCAGGACCTCATAAAAAACTAGACAtttatggatatcaaaagatTTTACCAGAGGAGTTCAAAGAGAACAAATAGGCTGGGCCGGGTCGGCGGGGTGGGGAGTTGGCAACAGCACACTGGACAACCAACTAATGTTCAACATGTTTAGGAAATGTTAACACCTCAACAACTAGAGAAATAACCCAATTCAATGGGTAGAGAACATGAACAGACAGCTCActacggaagactgaagaagaatagatgcacgtGAAcgctggtgctggggaagaatattaaaagcatcACGGaccgccaaaggaacaaacacatctgtcttggaagaagtacatccaggagGCTCCTcggagacaaggatggcgaggcttcatctcacatagtttggacatgttgtcatgagagaccagtttctggaggacaccacgcttggtaacgtggaagggcagtgaaaagggggAAGGCCTTCCACcagatgaattaacacagaggctgcattgatgggcttaAACGCTgggacaattgtaaggatggcacagagttgtacatggggtttctctaagTCAAAACCGACTTGATGGTACCTCTCACCAACATATGGTGAACGCTAACATGAAGGAATTAGGCATGCCTCAAAATAGCAACCATTTGAGAGCAAAAAAGGCAGCATTGGCCCAAGGACAAAGTactgaagggttaggaaagatggAGAATGGAAGAGAAATACAGGGAGGTAGTGGATGAGTGATGTGACTTtgcagggattgcaatcaatgacgtgaaacaaagtatgtatgaattgccaaatggaaaactgatttgctctgtgaaccttcacccaaatcacaaaaaAGGTTGTTAAAACAAAGGACGCAGCCTCTGTTGATTCCACAAGTCCTGCCAAGGTGGTTTGGGAGGACTGTTACGGGAACCCTGCTCTATAATTTATAGGTAACTTGTGAGAATCACAAAGTCTATGCTAGAATTACACAAGACAGGACTGGTCTCGCGGTTCGTGGAAAGGGTTCTAAAACCTGGTGGGGCATCCAAATCACATATGACATTTTTTTCTGCTACTCAATAAAAAGTATGAACATAAGATACAGCTGTTAGCTGCGGTGGAGATGGCCCTGGGTCGTGGCAACATTGGGGTTAGATCATTGGAATCCATAGGGATTTTCTTTGGCTGATTTCAGAAGtaggttaccaggcctttcttcctagtttgcctTAGTCTAAAAGTTTTACgtctgctaaaacctgttcagcatcatccaTAGCCTCCCGGACAGATGGATAGTGGCTGCATATGAGGTGCATTGGCTAGGAACCCTGGTCTCCACAAGGAGGACAGGAGTTCTACCAGTGAAACACCAATGCCACacaaaaatgagagagagagagagcaaaggtAATAAACCAAGCCAGTGTCTAGCTAAGATGTAATTTTCTCATGCCATGCAGCCTCCCTGTCCCTATCGCCAATCCCCAGAGACAACCGCTCTAACCACTTTCTGTAATGAGTTACGTTttgggctgctggccacaaggtcagcagttgaaatccaccagctgctccttgcgaGAAAGATGACTATTTACTCCATAAACGGTTCCAGTCTCGGGAGCCCAGCGAGGCCGTTCTCCCCTCCCCTACAGCACCACTGAGGACCAGAATCCGTTTGAGAGCAGTCAGCTGGCTTTGGTGTttggttttctagagaaagtcacgcATACATATATCTGTACAGGAATACAGGAATTTAtgccccaaactccctgccctcaaAATGGAGACACACCATAAAATTTTCACCACCAAGCTTTTATCGCTTCATATTTACTAGGAAGGAGGCTCTAGTAATGTGAATAAATCTGCCTCATGATTTTTAACAGCTACAAGTGAATCATAATTTCCTTAATAGGACCCCTTCTGATGGGTCTTTAATACGCTGTTAAAGTCTGTCGGAGGGCTTCATATGGAATCCTCCCAAGAACCTCAGGAAACACACGTTCATGCCTGTTTTACAAGCCATTGCAATACAACACTGCACCCTTGCACCATTGTGAAATGATTTACAGCAGGAGTGCTCAGTCCTGGTGTACCTCAAATctacctggggagtctttgaaaAGCACCAGGCTCAGGATGCCCCTCCAAGATTCTGATTCCAGAGACCCGCTTCTCCCCACCAGCTTGGCTGCTGGAGCCTGTCTAAGGCATGACTAGGCTTTGCAAGCATCAGTCCATCCGGTTTTATTTTGCATTCAAGTTGCTATTCCTCCAGGCTCTTTCGCGGGACATTAACCTTTATGGCCCTCCTGTGTTTCTGCTCCTTGGGTGGCTTTGATTCCGCTCAGGAAGCCTGGACGCAGCTGCTGCAGCCGTGAACACTTCGGATCCCCACAAGGCTGCAGTTCCCACAGGGGACCGGTGGCCTTTGATTCCGTCTCCGAGCCTGTGATGTGGAGCCAGACACAGTGCAAAGGCAGGCTAAAAGAATAGAGACACATCAAAAATCAGTGGGAAAGCGTCAGCGATGCCTGAAGGGGAGAGACGGAGAGCTCTGCCTTCGTCCCCAACGAGAGGATGATGCTGTGTATGAGTCGGCTCAAGAGCTCTTTCAATCAATCAAATAAACAGCCTTTATGAAGGCACTgctcttggtaaaaagaccagaaACCGGGcggtgctgttgggtaaacacTGAACTCAAGGTTattggttcaaatccacgagctgctctgtgggagaacgagtTCTCTGCTCCCCAAAaatcttacagccttggaaagtctatgtaaggtcactttgagttgaactcaacttgatggcagtgggctttgatgGATATAAGACTTGGTGATCTGGCCCCAGCCAGGGACATCTCTACAGGGCCATTCCAGCTTCAGAGATGGTGGTGGCGCTCAGGGTCTCCTCCTGCCCAATCCTGCTTCCTTCCCTTGTCCCAATTGTGCAAACTCTGTGCGTGCCAATCCATTTCACACTCCCTCAACCTCATCAGAAAGATGCCGATCTCCCTGAAGGGTCTCCCTTGTGCTCACAACTCATTTGATGAGGGCCAGCCACGTGAGCCAGGCCAGCCACGTGAGCCAGGCCAGCCACGTGAGCCAGGCCAGCCACGTGAGCCAggccagccacgtgagcctgCCCAGCCATGTGGCAGTATGAGCCTTGTGCTCCAAAAAGAGGGAGCACCAGAACACTTGGCAAGAGTGACTTCCACTTCAAGGTCACAGCCAGTAAATCTGGGAGAGGGCACCAGGCCTTTCCTAGCacagccttgtctctctctctcccaggcaCTGTAGGGTGGGGGCCCAGAGCCAGCTCCCAGGGATGCTCACAGAGGAGTGAAACGCACTCCACTCTGAAGCACCCACAGCACGGGAGCCAGGGACCAGGCCGTCACGTCAGGAATGCATCAACCCACTGAATCTTAGTATCCCCAGGAGACTCTAAGGGTTGCCTAGTCAGCGTCAGCAAATCTGCTTCAGTCCCCCAGTTCAGAGCCATTGCAGATGTTACGGATCCATCACGAGACCGCTTCCTGACGAGCCTGGATGAGGCAAGAATCTCAACTGGCAGTGCCAGAGAGGCATTGACAACTGAGCAGAGACAGTGCATAACTCAAAGTCTGTTTGCCATTctgaacctctctctctctctctctctctctctctctctctctctctctctctctctctctctctctctctctctttctctctctctctcctactctCTTCTTTCTAGTGgtctcctttcctctccctctccctctctcctctctcctctctttctctctctccatctcctctctctctttttctctccctctcaccttctctctctcctttctcgtgctctccttccctctccctcctcctctctcgccttctctctctctctccatcacgccctctgtctctctctctgtctctctgtctctctccatctctctctctctctcacacacacacacacacacacacacacacactgtattgTGGGAAAACCGAGACCTAAAAAAATAAATTCTTACACCACTTGGCAGGTCAGTTTGGTCACAGAGTCCCCCATAAAAAGTCGTTTGTGCAGCAAAGAGAGGACAGCGTGCCTGAAGGCCCCAAGGTGCCCACCGTTAAGAAGTGGAGAGCCGGTCTCAGCCCAGGAGGATTCCCCAGTCTTCCACCTTGGATTGTTCGTAATGCTGACA includes:
- the LOC142422907 gene encoding uncharacterized protein LOC142422907; amino-acid sequence: MSKLPRDPDGANALSEQPTSSPTTKGRKKTKTSCRPKSPSSNKVKKIQRRITRLLRGSSRKKSSRRSSTAVASKVKRVKRAKKLRPLAKA